The Streptococcus marmotae genome contains the following window.
AGATATGAAACGGGTCTTGCCAGCCATTATCATCGGTAGTGCTGTCGGTGGAGCTTTGGGAATGATTAATAATGTTGAAGCTCTTGTGCCACATGGAGGGTTGATTATTTTACCAGTTGTAAATGGCAAGTTATGGTATTTCTTTGCTATGATGATTGGTACTCTAGTTTCTGTTGCCATCATTCATTTTACAAAACCAAATTTATCCGATGAGGAATTAAAATAGGAGGAAAAAGGCATGTCGAAATTATCTATAAAATCAGTAGTAGAAGGTTTATTAGCTTTACAAAGTAGAGGAGAATCCGCTACCTTGTTGGGAATTGGTCCAATGTCTAGGAACTGTGTTCAAGCAACTCTAGAGCTATCAAAAGAAGATGATTATCCAGTTATGTTCATTGCGAGTCGGAATCAAGTTGACCTAGATGAACTTGGTGGAGGATATGTTAATGGCTGGAATCAGTTCACATTTGCCAAAGCAGTAGAAGAAGTAGCTGAAGAGATTGGTTATGATAATCTATATTATCTCTGTCGAGATCATGGAGGACCTTGGCAACGAGACAAGGAAAGAAATGACCACTTACCTGTAGAAGAAGCCATGAGATTAGGGCAACAATCCTATGTTGGTGATATTGAAGCTGGATTTGATCTACTGATGATTGATCCCACCAAAGATCCTTTTGAAGTTGGAAAGGTTATCCCACTTGAGGTTGTTTTGGAACGGACGGTTGACTTGATTGCATTTTGTGAAGAGGAACGAAAAAAACGTCAATTACCAGAAATTGGTTACGAAGTCGGTACAGAAGAAACAAATGGTGGACTTACTTCTACGGAGACGTATGAAACATTTATTCAGCAATTACAAAAAGAATTAGGAAAACGCCAGTTGCCAATGCCAACCTTTATTGTAGGTCAGACAGGAACATTGACACGTAAAACAGAACAAGTAGGCCATTTTAACTTCCAAAATGCTTATGATTTAGCGCAAATGGCTAAGAAATATGGTGTTGGGTTAAAAGAACATAACGGAGATTATTTGGATGATGTCACCTTATTGGAACATATTCCATCTGCAATCACTGCAACGAATGTAGCGCCTCAATATGGTACAGAAGAGACACGGGCTTATCTCAATCTAGGAAAAGTAGAAGAGAAATTAGTTGCGCAAGGCTTAATTGCTGAACCTTCAACCATTCGTCAAACCCTTCTTCTACATGCTATTAAAAGTGAGCGTTGGAGAAAGTGGATGATTGGAGAACAGAAAGATTTGACCGTTGAGCAAATCTTGGAGAGTGGCAATCAAGAACTGCAAGAAGAAATCCTAGATATAGCTGGTCATTATACCTTCAATGATGCTGAAGTCAAGGAACAAATTGACAAATTATACGCTAATCTAGCAGTTTATCATATTGACGGTAAACGTTATGTTATTGATCATATTAAGCGACCAATTCGAGATTACGCTGAATGTTACAATCTCAAAGGCGTAACTAGTCGAATTCGAGAGCTACAAAAATAAGTTAAAATGAAGTTGGGAATTTCCTGACTTCTTCTTATTCAGCTTTTTAGAAACTATTTTCGAAAAAAAGCCAGTCAATTCTTGACATCCTATTATATTCTGTTACAATGATAGGTATATAATGATTTGAAAGGAGAATAAAAATGAACAACAATGTAGTTATGAACGCTTATGTTTTTCAGAATGAACTCCTTTCTAAGTATAGGCCTTAGTGTCTTTTTGTGGACTTGAGGGACTCGGGATGGAGTGATTCTATCTCGGGCCTTTTGTGTACTTTAATGTATTTCAGTTTTCATTTATTTCATCGTTAACTCAACTTGCCTGGTATGAAATCGAAACTGGGAGACAATGGAATTTTGAGGAGGAAGAAATGATAGGATTTATTATGAACTATGTAAAACAGCACAAGTGGCTGTATTTACTAGTTGCCATTACCTTGATAATATATGATATTAGTTTATTGGTGCCGACCAAGATTATTCAAGGCTTGGTAGACAAGATTAGTCAGCAGACCTTGACAGAAGCCAGTTTGATACAGGATATGCTGATTTTAGTAGGGGTTACTATTTTAACCTATATTACCGGCTACATTTGGCATGTGAAGTTATTTCAATCATCGGTGCGCTTTAAATTCGAGATGCAGCAGCAATCATTTTGGAAATTGGTTGTGATGCGAACTCCTTTTTATGAAAAATTTCGTTCAGGCGATGTGATGACGCGCTTTTCAACAGATGTAGAAGGCTTGATGGACATGGTAGGCTATGGTCTGATGATTGTAGTCTATGCAGGTGGAATGATTGCCTTTATTATTCCGACCATGTTCGTCATCTCTTGGCAAATCAGCCTTGTAGCCCTAATTCCTATGGTCATGTTAGTTGCGGCGATTTACTTTATCGGTCAGCAACAGGATAAAGCGGTTGAAGCCAATCGTGAAGCAGTTGCTGATCTTAATGATGAGGTGTTGGAAGTTGTCGAAGGGATTCGTGTAACAAGAGCGTATAGTAAGAAAGAGCGACAAGA
Protein-coding sequences here:
- a CDS encoding class II D-tagatose-bisphosphate aldolase non-catalytic subunit produces the protein MSKLSIKSVVEGLLALQSRGESATLLGIGPMSRNCVQATLELSKEDDYPVMFIASRNQVDLDELGGGYVNGWNQFTFAKAVEEVAEEIGYDNLYYLCRDHGGPWQRDKERNDHLPVEEAMRLGQQSYVGDIEAGFDLLMIDPTKDPFEVGKVIPLEVVLERTVDLIAFCEEERKKRQLPEIGYEVGTEETNGGLTSTETYETFIQQLQKELGKRQLPMPTFIVGQTGTLTRKTEQVGHFNFQNAYDLAQMAKKYGVGLKEHNGDYLDDVTLLEHIPSAITATNVAPQYGTEETRAYLNLGKVEEKLVAQGLIAEPSTIRQTLLLHAIKSERWRKWMIGEQKDLTVEQILESGNQELQEEILDIAGHYTFNDAEVKEQIDKLYANLAVYHIDGKRYVIDHIKRPIRDYAECYNLKGVTSRIRELQK